A genome region from Triticum aestivum cultivar Chinese Spring chromosome 2B, IWGSC CS RefSeq v2.1, whole genome shotgun sequence includes the following:
- the LOC123045863 gene encoding amino acid permease 3 has product MSHAMATVDMRRLETGAGGGFDGMGLSKRVDDDLDDDGRPRRTGTAWTASAHIITTVLGSGVLSLAWGVAQLGWVAGPGVMTLFAAVIYYTSALLADCYRTGDPVSGPRNRTYMAAVRATLDESKVKLCGAIQFVNLFGIGIGITIAASVSMLAIKKAGCFHKEGHKGDCNSYSMSPYIAIYGIMEIFFSQIPGLDSMWWLSILATVMSFTYSTIGISLGVAQIVANGGIQGGLTGVAVGINAAGKSITVMEKVWRSLQAFGNMAFAYGFSIVLLEIQDTLKAAAPSEAKVMKKATAVSVAVTTVIYLLCGCVGYAAFGDGAPDNLLTGFGFYEPFWLLDVANAAVVVHLVGTYQVITQPIFAYVELRAAAAWPDSAFVGTREVRLWPTAVRVSVCPLRLTWRTAYVCVTTAVAMAMPFFGSVVGLIGAISFWPLTVYFPVSMYIAQRRVPRGSTRWMFLQALSAVCLLVSVVAAAGSVADVAAEFKAHNPFRRG; this is encoded by the exons ATGTCCCACGCCATGGCAACCGTGGACATGCGGCGGTTGGagacgggcgcgggcggcggttTTGACGGCATGGGGCTGTCCAAGCGGGTGGACGACGACCTCGACGACGACGGCCGGCCGCGGCGCACGGGCACGGCGTGGACGGCCAGCGCGCACATCATCACCACTGTGCTGGGGTCCGGCGTGCTGTCCCTGGCGTGGGGGGTGGCACAGCTGGGCTGGGTGGCCGGGCCCGGCGTGATGACTCTGTTCGCCGCCGTCATCTACTACACCTCGGCGCTCCTGGCCGACTGCTACCGCACCGGCGACCCCGTGTCCGGCCCGCGCAACCGCACCTACATGGCCGCCGTCCGCGCCACCCTGGACGAGTCCAAGGTGAAGCTCTGCGGCGCCATCCAGTTCGTCAACCTCTtcggcatcggcatcggcatcACCATCGCCGCGTCCGTCAGCATGCT GGCGATCAAGAAGGCGGGATGCTTCCACAAGGAAGGGCACAAGGGCGACTGCAACAGTTATTCCATGAGCCCGTACATTGCCATCTACGGCATCATGGAGATCTTCTTCTCGCAGATCCCGGGCTTGGACAGTATGTGGTGGCTGTCCATCCTCGCCACCGTCATGTCCTTCACCTACTCCACCATCGGCATCTCCCTCGGCGTCGCGCAGATCGTAG CCAACGGGGGAATCCAGGGCGGCCTCACCGGCGTGGCCGTCGGCATCAACGCCGCCGGCAAGAGTATCACCGTGATGGAGAAAGTCTGGCGTAGTCTTCAGGCGTTTGGGAACATGGCTTTCGCCTACGGCTTCTCCATCGTCCTGCTCGAGATCCAA GACACGCTGAAGGCGGCGGCGCCGTCGGAGGCGAAGGTgatgaagaaggcgacggcggtgAGCGTggcggtgacgacggtgatctacCTGCTGTGCGGGTGCGTGGGGTACGCGGCGTTCGGCGACGGGGCGCCGGACAACCTCCTCACGGGCTTCGGCTTCTACGAGCCCTTCTGGCTGCTGGACGTGGCTAACGCCGCGGTCGTTGTCCACCTGGTCGGCACGTACCAGGTCATCACCCAGCCCATCTTCGCCTACGTCGAGCTGCGGGCCGCCGCGGCATGGCCGGACAGCGCGTTCGTGGGCACGAGGGAGGTCCGGCTGTGGCCCACGGCCGTCCGCGTGTCCGTGTGCCCGCTCCGGCTGACCTGGCGCACGGCGTACGTGTGCGTGACGACCGCCGTGGCCATGGCGATGCCTTTCTTCGGGTCCGTGGTGGGGCTCATCGGCGCCATCTCCTTCTGGCCGCTCACCGTCTACTTCCCCGTGTCCATGTACATCGCGCAGCGCCGGGTGCCGCGGGGCAGCACGCGGTGGATGTTCCTCCAGGCGCTCAGCGCCGTGTGCCTCCTCGTGTCCGTCGTGGCGGCCGCCGGCTCCGTCGCCGACGTCGCGGCCGAGTTCAAGGCCCACAACCCGTTCCGCCGGGGGTGA